A DNA window from Impatiens glandulifera chromosome 7, dImpGla2.1, whole genome shotgun sequence contains the following coding sequences:
- the LOC124944659 gene encoding fructose-bisphosphate aldolase 5, cytosolic-like, whose translation MSAFVGKYADELIKNAKYIATPGKGILAADESTGTIGKRLSSIKVENIEANRQALRELLFTTSGAASFLSGVILFEETLYQKTSEGKPFVDLLNENGILPGIKVDKGTVELAAAGTSRNAEELETTTQGHDGLGTRCQEYYKAGARFAKWRAVLKIGPNDQPSELAIVENARGLARYALISQQFGLVPIVEPEILTDGPHDIQRCAYVTERVLAAVYKALNDHHVLLEGTLLKPNMVTPGSDDHTPKVAPEIIAEFTVRALLRTVPPAVPGIVFLSGGQSEEEASLNLSAMNKLQMLKPWTLSFSFGRALQQSTLKTWAGKKENLLKAQQVFFARCKANSEASLGNYLGGPSDQLEASQSLFVKGYKY comes from the exons ATGTCGGCCTTCGTAGGAAAATATGCCG atgagcTTATAAAGAATGCCAAGTACATAGCAACTCCGGGGAAGGGAATTCTGGCGGCGGACGAGAGCACGGGTACCATAGGAAAGAGGCTGTCGAGCATAAAGGTGGAGAACATCGAGGCGAACCGGCAAGCGCTGCGTGAACTCCTGTTCACGACTTCAGGCGCGGCATCGTTCCTGTCAGGTGTGATACTGTTCGAGGAAACCCTATACCAGAAGACGAGTGAGGGAAAGCCTTTCGTTGATCTTCTCAATGAAAACGGGATCCTCCCTGGCATTAAGGTGGACAAGGGCACGGTGGAGCTTGCTGCTGCAGGCACGTCCAGGAACGCCGAGGAATTAGAGACGACCACCCAAGGTCACGATGGGCTTGGCACTCGGTGCCAAGAGTATTACAAAGCTGGAGCTCGATTCGCCAAGTGGAGAGCGGTGTTGAAGATTGGGCCCAACGATCAGCCTTCTGAGTTGGCAATTGTGGAGAATGCTCGTGGCCTTGCCCGTTACGCCCTAATCAGCCAACAGTTCGGCCTCGTCCCGATTGTGGAGCCCGAGATCTTGACCGACGGTCCCCACGACATTCAAAGATGTGCCTACGTTACCGAGAGAGTTCTCGCCGCCGTCTACAAGGCCCTCAATGACCACCACGTTCTGCTTGAAGGAACACTCTTGAAGCCCAACATGGTCACTCCAGGCTCTGATGATCATACCCCAAAG gtGGCACCTGAGATCATCGCGGAATTCACTGTGCGTGCACTTCTGAGGACAGTTCCTCCGGCTGTTCCGGGCATCGTGTTCTTGTCCGGAGGGCAGAGTGAGGAAGAAGCAAGTCTGAACCTAAGCGCTATGAACAAGCTCCAAATGCTGAAGCCATGGACGCTTTCCTTCTCTTTCGGCCGAGCTCTGCAGCAGAGCACTTTGAAGACTTGGGCAGGGAAAAAGGAGAACCTGCTCAAGGCCCAACAGGTCTTCTTCGCCCGTTGCAAGGCTAATTCCGAAGCCAGCCTCGGCAACTACCTTGGAGGCCCCTCCGACCAACTGGAGGCTTCTCAGAGTTTGTTCGTTAAGGGCTACAAATACTGA